The following coding sequences lie in one Glycine soja cultivar W05 chromosome 16, ASM419377v2, whole genome shotgun sequence genomic window:
- the LOC114389683 gene encoding uncharacterized protein LOC114389683 isoform X2: MFNLQQEMSGNKPREINIKLICPSLSKVTQVVAWDDQRIDLGFVARAFGLDPSSLRLNSHFIGRGVDLVASSVTWKSLLSFFSSKGLPTGKDQRDALVVTGKLCKVGLKPIGVVGRECLFHMRIGGHDSQHFQNGVGKMLEGEILNGQSCKRNHLLDDVNLFKKLKINEDKSDIHDKVDDLSGSIARSQFTCSYASKNLKRIREDETTAANYKRIR; this comes from the exons ATGTTCAATCTCCAACAAGAAATGTCAGGAAACAAACCTAGAGAGATAAACATAAAGCTGATATGCCCCTCCCTCTCGAAGGTTACTCAAGTGGTGGCGTGGGACGACCAGAGAATCGACTTGGGCTTCGTTGCGCGAGCCTTTGGGCTAGACCCGTCGTCGCTGAGGCTCAACAGTCACTTCATCGGCAGAGGGGTCGACCTTGTTGCCTCTTCTGTTACTTGGAAgagtcttctttctttcttctcttccaaAGGGTTGCCCACTGGCAAAGACCAACGTGACGCTCTTGTTGTCACTGGCAAGCTATGCAAAGTTGGACTCAAGC CAATTGGAGTTGTTGGGAGGGAATGTTTATTTCACATGCGAATAG GAGGACACGACTCACAACATTTTCAAAATGGGGTTGGCAAAATGCTGGAAG GGGAGATTCTGAATGGCCAAAGCTGCAAGAGAAACCACCTATTGGATGATGTCAACCTATTCaagaagttaaaaataaacGAGGACAAGTCAG ATATTCACGATAAAGTTGATGACCTCTCTGGCAGCATTGCACGCAGCCAGTTTACATGCAGCTACGCAAGTAAGAACCTGAAGCGGATAAGAGAAGACGAGACAACAGCAGCTAATTACAAAAGGATTAGATAA
- the LOC114389683 gene encoding uncharacterized protein LOC114389683 isoform X3: MFNLQQEMSGNKPREINIKLICPSLSKVTQVVAWDDQRIDLGFVARAFGLDPSSLRLNSHFIGRGVDLVASSVTWKSLLSFFSSKGLPTGKDQRDALVVTGKLCKVGLKRGHDSQHFQNGVGKMLEGENAGNSRGEILNGQSCKRNHLLDDVNLFKKLKINEDKSDIHDKVDDLSGSIARSQFTCSYASKNLKRIREDETTAANYKRIR; this comes from the exons ATGTTCAATCTCCAACAAGAAATGTCAGGAAACAAACCTAGAGAGATAAACATAAAGCTGATATGCCCCTCCCTCTCGAAGGTTACTCAAGTGGTGGCGTGGGACGACCAGAGAATCGACTTGGGCTTCGTTGCGCGAGCCTTTGGGCTAGACCCGTCGTCGCTGAGGCTCAACAGTCACTTCATCGGCAGAGGGGTCGACCTTGTTGCCTCTTCTGTTACTTGGAAgagtcttctttctttcttctcttccaaAGGGTTGCCCACTGGCAAAGACCAACGTGACGCTCTTGTTGTCACTGGCAAGCTATGCAAAGTTGGACTCAAGC GAGGACACGACTCACAACATTTTCAAAATGGGGTTGGCAAAATGCTGGAAGGTGAGAATGCTGGTAACAGTAGAG GGGAGATTCTGAATGGCCAAAGCTGCAAGAGAAACCACCTATTGGATGATGTCAACCTATTCaagaagttaaaaataaacGAGGACAAGTCAG ATATTCACGATAAAGTTGATGACCTCTCTGGCAGCATTGCACGCAGCCAGTTTACATGCAGCTACGCAAGTAAGAACCTGAAGCGGATAAGAGAAGACGAGACAACAGCAGCTAATTACAAAAGGATTAGATAA
- the LOC114389683 gene encoding uncharacterized protein LOC114389683 isoform X4 has protein sequence MFNLQQEMSGNKPREINIKLICPSLSKVTQVVAWDDQRIDLGFVARAFGLDPSSLRLNSHFIGRGVDLVASSVTWKSLLSFFSSKGLPTGKDQRDALVVTGKLCKVGLKRGHDSQHFQNGVGKMLEGEILNGQSCKRNHLLDDVNLFKKLKINEDKSDIHDKVDDLSGSIARSQFTCSYASKNLKRIREDETTAANYKRIR, from the exons ATGTTCAATCTCCAACAAGAAATGTCAGGAAACAAACCTAGAGAGATAAACATAAAGCTGATATGCCCCTCCCTCTCGAAGGTTACTCAAGTGGTGGCGTGGGACGACCAGAGAATCGACTTGGGCTTCGTTGCGCGAGCCTTTGGGCTAGACCCGTCGTCGCTGAGGCTCAACAGTCACTTCATCGGCAGAGGGGTCGACCTTGTTGCCTCTTCTGTTACTTGGAAgagtcttctttctttcttctcttccaaAGGGTTGCCCACTGGCAAAGACCAACGTGACGCTCTTGTTGTCACTGGCAAGCTATGCAAAGTTGGACTCAAGC GAGGACACGACTCACAACATTTTCAAAATGGGGTTGGCAAAATGCTGGAAG GGGAGATTCTGAATGGCCAAAGCTGCAAGAGAAACCACCTATTGGATGATGTCAACCTATTCaagaagttaaaaataaacGAGGACAAGTCAG ATATTCACGATAAAGTTGATGACCTCTCTGGCAGCATTGCACGCAGCCAGTTTACATGCAGCTACGCAAGTAAGAACCTGAAGCGGATAAGAGAAGACGAGACAACAGCAGCTAATTACAAAAGGATTAGATAA
- the LOC114390832 gene encoding GPI transamidase component PIG-T has translation MALPRNPTFPLSLLLLLVFLLSATSAQQQQEEEFTEELLMKPLPDRKVLAHFHFQSEAPLAADESSFARHHHLFPKSISQLVQKYHIKAMELSFTQGRWNYERWGGFDSISSHNAKPPGVELWAVFDVPLHQVDASWKNLTHSLSGLFCASINFLESSTSYSDPEWAFQSALGSLRYGTLPREAVCTENLTPWLKLLPCRDKAGLSSLMDRPSIYKSFYHSQQLHLTMSTDPSDGSRSGIILEQTLTVVLQPNDQKAGMSHLSKTKIQPSWSLSSIFGRKISGRCVLAKLSNVYLHAERSLVNQLENLQKNTVKFAANDTGLEDFRRNAGFELSVTPERVHAELEKSSSILYEYPIKEYTDTEQFDLGLTWVHPIVWSSPHAPLYASRFLMGSGNERGAIAISLKSTEMTQGLVAAYNVEERCKLQVNVLQIVPWYVKVYYHTLQLLVDERPQALTDFVEIMRVSPSEDKVSPGVMELVLQFPCEMKSAVLSIEFDKGFLHIDEYPPDANQGFDIPSAIISFPDFHAGLQFSDKSQSKSPLLSKLQERSPVLSYTEVLLVPLTTPDFSMPYNVITITCTVFALYFGSLLNVLRRRVGEEERLLKNKDANKTVFFRRELAKLSAKLRGRPLELTLPCPSSSSSSSSFVSPKLILRVLLVAGIAVVWQYYSQ, from the exons ATGGCTCTTCCTCGGAACCCTACTTTccctctttctcttcttcttctcctcgtCTTTCTGTTATCAGCAACATCAGCgcaacaacaacaagaagaagAGTTCACAGAGGAGTTGCTGATGAAGCCCTTGCCCGATCGCAAGGTCCTCGCGCATTTCCACTTCCAAAGTGAAGCTCCTCTCGCCGCCGATGAGTCCTCCTTCGCTCGTCACCACCACCTCTTCCCCAAATCTATTTCTCAGCTG GTTCAGAAGTATCATATTAAAGCAATGGAGTTATCTTTTACACAAGGTCGATGGAACTATGAAAGATGGGGTGGATTTGATTCAATATCAAGCCACAATGCAAAGCCTCCAGGTGTTGAATTGTGGGCAGTTTTTGATGTCCCTCTACATCAGGTTGATGCTTCTTGGAAAAATTTAACCCATTCACTATCAGGCCTCTTTTGTGCTTCAATCAACTTCCTGGAGTCTTCTACCTCTTATTCTGATCCTGAATGGGCATTTCAATCAGCTTTGGGCAGTTTAAGATATGGTACACTGCCACGTGAAGCTGTGTGCACTGAGAATCTTACCCCCTGGTTGAAGCTCCTTCCTTGTCGAGATAAAGCTGGACTCTCTTCCTTAATGGATAGACCATCTATTTACAAAAGCTTTTACCACTCTCAGCAGTTGCACTTGACAATGTCCACAGATCCTTCAGATGGGTCAAGATCAGGAATTATTCTAGAACAAACACTTACAGTTGTACTCCAGCCTAATGATCAGAAAGCTGGTATGAGCCATCTCAGTAAAACAAAGATACAACCAAGCTGGTCCCTGAGTTCAatatttggaagaaaaatcagtggAAGATGTGTTCTTGCCAAGTTGAGTAATGTCTACCTTCATGCTGAGAGAAGTCTAGTCAATCAACTTGAGAATCTCCAGAAGAATACTGTTAAATTTGCTGCTAATGACACAGGTCTTGAAGATTTTAGAAGGAATGCTGGGTTTGAATTGTCTGTTACTCCTGAAAGGGTGCATGCAGAACTGGAAAAGAGCTCCTCAATTCTGTATGAATATCCAATCAAAGAATACACTGACACTGAACAATTTGATTTAGGCTTAACATGGGTGCATCCAATTGTTTGGTCCAGCCCACATGCACCTTTATATGCCAGTAGATTTTTGATGGGAAGTGGAAATGAAAGGGGTGCTATTGCAATATCCTTGAAATCGACAGAAATGACCCAGGGACTAGTTGCAGCCTATAATGTTGAAGAGAGGTGTAAGTTGCAAGTTAATGTTCTCCAAATTGTGCCTTGGTATGTTAAGGTATATTATCATACTTTGCAATTATTAGTTGATGAAAGGCCTCAAGCACTCACAGATTTTGTTGAGATAATGCGTGTTTCGCCTTCTGAAGACAAAGTATCACCTGGGGTGATGGAGCTGGTCCTCCAATTTCCTTGTGAAATGAAGTCAGCTGTATTGAGTATAGAGTTTGATAAG GGCTTTTTGCACATTGATGAATACCCTCCAGATGCTAATCAAGGATTTGACATTCCATCAGCAATAATAAGCTTTCCTGACTTCCATGCTGGTTTGCAATTTTCTGATAAATCTCAAAGCAAGTCACCACTATTGTCTAAATTACAG GAAAGGAGCCCTGTTCTCTCTTACACAGAAGTTTTACTTGTACCCTTGACGACTCCTGATTTCAGTATGCCATACAATGTCATCACAATTACATGCACAGTTTTTGCCTTGTATTTTGGATCTTTGCTAAATGTTCTCCGAAGACGAGTTGGAGAGGAGGAAagacttttgaaaaacaaag AtgcaaacaaaacagtgttttTTCGTCGAGAACTAGCTAAACTATCTGCCAAGCTTAGAGGCAGACCATTGGAATTGACTCTGCCCTGtccatcatcatcttcgtcaTCATCATCCTTTGTTAGTCCTAAATTGATTCTTAGAGTACTACTGGTTGCAGGAATTGCCGTTGTATGGCAATACTATTCACAATGA
- the LOC114389683 gene encoding uncharacterized protein LOC114389683 isoform X1, whose translation MFNLQQEMSGNKPREINIKLICPSLSKVTQVVAWDDQRIDLGFVARAFGLDPSSLRLNSHFIGRGVDLVASSVTWKSLLSFFSSKGLPTGKDQRDALVVTGKLCKVGLKPIGVVGRECLFHMRIGGHDSQHFQNGVGKMLEGENAGNSRGEILNGQSCKRNHLLDDVNLFKKLKINEDKSDIHDKVDDLSGSIARSQFTCSYASKNLKRIREDETTAANYKRIR comes from the exons ATGTTCAATCTCCAACAAGAAATGTCAGGAAACAAACCTAGAGAGATAAACATAAAGCTGATATGCCCCTCCCTCTCGAAGGTTACTCAAGTGGTGGCGTGGGACGACCAGAGAATCGACTTGGGCTTCGTTGCGCGAGCCTTTGGGCTAGACCCGTCGTCGCTGAGGCTCAACAGTCACTTCATCGGCAGAGGGGTCGACCTTGTTGCCTCTTCTGTTACTTGGAAgagtcttctttctttcttctcttccaaAGGGTTGCCCACTGGCAAAGACCAACGTGACGCTCTTGTTGTCACTGGCAAGCTATGCAAAGTTGGACTCAAGC CAATTGGAGTTGTTGGGAGGGAATGTTTATTTCACATGCGAATAG GAGGACACGACTCACAACATTTTCAAAATGGGGTTGGCAAAATGCTGGAAGGTGAGAATGCTGGTAACAGTAGAG GGGAGATTCTGAATGGCCAAAGCTGCAAGAGAAACCACCTATTGGATGATGTCAACCTATTCaagaagttaaaaataaacGAGGACAAGTCAG ATATTCACGATAAAGTTGATGACCTCTCTGGCAGCATTGCACGCAGCCAGTTTACATGCAGCTACGCAAGTAAGAACCTGAAGCGGATAAGAGAAGACGAGACAACAGCAGCTAATTACAAAAGGATTAGATAA